A genomic region of Catalinimonas niigatensis contains the following coding sequences:
- a CDS encoding NAD(P)-dependent alcohol dehydrogenase, translating to MNVMKASVYAQYGSPTVLRIKEVDKPVPKDKEVLIRVYATTVNRTDCAMLRAKPFIMRFLTGLFRPSNPILGTDFAGKVEALGKDVLSFKVGDRVFGFDDSGISSHAQYMTFSEDNALATIPSSLSYEHAAASIEGAHYAYNFINKVDILPGQKVLVNGATGAIGSAAVQLLKYYGAQVTAVGNTKNISLMKSLGADQVMDYTKEDFTQTTEKYHYIFDSVGKSTFARCKPLLEIGGVYISSELGPYIQNPFLALITPFFGNQKVVFPIPTDKKKSVLLIKKLSEEGKFKAVIDKKYPLEDIADAFRYVETGQKTGNVVITYED from the coding sequence ATGAACGTCATGAAGGCCTCTGTATATGCACAGTACGGATCACCGACTGTACTCAGGATCAAAGAGGTAGATAAGCCTGTTCCTAAAGACAAAGAGGTTTTAATCAGAGTTTATGCAACGACAGTGAATCGTACGGATTGTGCCATGTTGAGGGCAAAACCTTTTATTATGCGGTTTTTAACAGGTTTATTCAGGCCGAGCAATCCCATTCTGGGAACTGACTTTGCCGGTAAGGTTGAAGCGCTTGGCAAAGATGTTTTATCATTCAAAGTTGGAGATAGAGTATTTGGCTTTGACGACAGTGGCATAAGCTCTCATGCACAATACATGACATTCTCCGAAGACAATGCTCTGGCAACGATTCCCAGCAGCCTGTCTTATGAACATGCGGCTGCCAGTATTGAAGGTGCGCACTATGCCTACAATTTTATCAACAAAGTGGACATCCTACCGGGACAAAAAGTACTGGTAAATGGTGCTACTGGCGCGATAGGTTCTGCAGCGGTGCAACTTCTAAAATATTATGGTGCACAGGTGACAGCAGTGGGCAATACAAAAAATATCTCATTGATGAAGTCACTGGGAGCTGACCAGGTGATGGATTATACCAAAGAGGATTTTACCCAGACTACTGAAAAGTATCACTACATTTTTGACAGTGTGGGCAAAAGCACATTTGCAAGATGTAAACCCCTGTTAGAAATAGGCGGAGTATATATTTCATCAGAGTTAGGTCCTTATATACAAAATCCTTTTCTGGCACTGATAACACCCTTCTTTGGTAACCAAAAAGTGGTGTTCCCCATACCTACCGACAAAAAGAAAAGCGTATTACTGATCAAAAAACTGAGTGAGGAAGGAAAGTTTAAAGCAGTGATAGATAAAAAGTATCCATTAGAAGATATCGCAGACGCTTTCAGGTATGTAGAAACCGGACAGAAAACAGGAAATGTAGTGATCACTTATGAAGACTGA
- a CDS encoding alpha-amylase family protein has product MIEDLWYKNAIIYSLDLETFMDLNDDGTGDFEGLTRRLDYLHAMGIDTVWLAPFQPTPNKDNGYDIQDYYGVDQRHGSSGNFVEFMHQAKKRGIKVIIDLVVNHTSDQHPWFQDARSSKDSKYRDWYVWSEKKPSDAHKGMVFPGVQKATWTYDKKAQAYYFHRFYKFQPDLNIDNPEVRAEIHRIIGYWLELGVSGFRVDALPFILETQIPGKTKRDIRFEYLREIRRFLQWRKGDAILLGEANVKPEETQQYFGDEGDGIHMMFNFYVNQHMFYALASADAVPLAEALEATRNSFHITQWAQFLRNHDELDLGRLTKEQRQKVFARFAPEKHMQLYDRGIRRRLSPMLGNRQQSELAYSLMFSLPGTPVIRYGDEIGLGDDLSLDERDAVRTPMQWSNAPQAGFSRTDKLVHPVIEEGPYAYHHVNVETQRREPDSMLNWMTSLIRLRQECTEIGWGEWQILKTGCAQALGMHYHWQGSSLIILHNLDERAHEISLNLKQKNEEKLIDLMEDDISEANEKGIHRITLKAYGYRWFRAGDLNHLMQKKA; this is encoded by the coding sequence ATGATAGAAGACCTTTGGTATAAGAATGCGATTATCTATAGCCTGGATCTGGAAACTTTTATGGACCTCAATGATGATGGTACAGGAGATTTTGAAGGTCTTACCCGCCGCTTAGATTATTTGCATGCTATGGGCATAGATACTGTCTGGCTGGCACCTTTCCAGCCCACTCCCAACAAAGATAATGGCTATGATATTCAGGACTATTATGGCGTTGATCAGCGACATGGTTCCAGCGGCAACTTCGTTGAATTTATGCATCAGGCGAAGAAACGAGGCATAAAAGTGATTATTGATTTGGTAGTGAACCACACTTCGGATCAGCATCCCTGGTTTCAGGATGCCCGCAGTAGTAAAGATTCTAAATACAGAGACTGGTACGTGTGGTCGGAGAAAAAGCCCTCGGATGCGCATAAAGGAATGGTGTTTCCCGGCGTGCAAAAAGCTACCTGGACATACGACAAAAAAGCCCAGGCTTATTATTTTCACCGCTTCTATAAATTTCAGCCCGATCTGAATATTGACAATCCTGAAGTACGGGCAGAGATACACCGAATCATAGGATATTGGCTTGAATTGGGCGTTTCTGGCTTTAGGGTTGATGCGCTCCCTTTTATTTTAGAAACTCAGATTCCCGGTAAAACCAAACGGGACATAAGATTTGAGTATCTGCGGGAGATACGCAGGTTCCTGCAGTGGCGTAAGGGTGATGCCATCCTTTTAGGTGAAGCCAATGTAAAGCCGGAAGAAACTCAGCAATACTTTGGAGATGAAGGTGATGGCATACATATGATGTTTAACTTTTATGTAAACCAGCACATGTTTTATGCACTGGCTTCTGCTGATGCAGTACCGCTTGCTGAGGCATTGGAAGCTACACGCAACTCTTTTCATATTACCCAGTGGGCTCAGTTCCTTCGCAACCATGATGAGCTTGATCTGGGGCGGCTCACAAAAGAGCAACGACAGAAAGTATTTGCGCGCTTTGCTCCCGAAAAACATATGCAGTTGTATGACAGAGGCATTCGCAGACGACTATCCCCTATGCTGGGTAACCGTCAGCAGTCTGAACTTGCTTATAGCCTGATGTTTTCGCTTCCGGGGACGCCGGTGATTCGCTATGGCGATGAAATTGGACTGGGAGATGATTTAAGCCTGGATGAGCGAGATGCAGTACGTACCCCCATGCAATGGTCTAACGCTCCCCAGGCCGGCTTCTCCCGGACAGATAAGCTAGTCCATCCTGTCATTGAGGAAGGTCCTTATGCTTATCATCATGTGAATGTAGAAACACAGCGTCGCGAACCCGATTCCATGCTCAACTGGATGACCTCGCTTATACGTCTGCGCCAGGAGTGTACAGAAATAGGTTGGGGAGAATGGCAGATACTCAAGACCGGCTGTGCACAGGCGCTGGGCATGCATTACCACTGGCAGGGTAGTTCTCTGATAATACTCCATAATCTTGACGAAAGAGCACACGAAATAAGCCTGAATCTGAAGCAGAAAAATGAGGAAAAACTGATTGATTTGATGGAGGATGATATAAGTGAAGCCAATGAGAAGGGGATTCATCGGATCACCCTAAAAGCCTATGGCTACCGATGGTTTCGTGCAGGTGATCTGAATCACCTCATGCAAAAGAAAGCATAA
- a CDS encoding acylase, with translation MRNIYILLIFTHCIVSCKTNQEEGKIKYWKAKAENITVIRDDFGIPHIYGKTDADAVFGMVYAQCEDDFNRVEMNYITAIGRLAEIEGEEYLYNDLRARLYMTTDKAKANYEASPDWLKKLCDAFADGANYYLHTHPEVKPKLITQFEPWMPMYFSEGSIGGDIERISTERLKAFYEEDSSLALTAFGDGLVYPDPYEEPEGSNGFAIAPELTQSGNAMLLINPHTSFFFRGEMHMVSEEGLNAYGAVTWGQFFIYQGFNEKTGWMHTSTRTDCIDEFLETVTEKEGKLFYQYGEELRPVEVSEVNLSYKEGDSLKTQTFPMYHTHHGPIVRKQGEHWVATSIMWKPIEALTQSYTRTKTTGYDSFNQMMAINTNSSNNTVYADAEGNIGYYHGNFVPKRDTTFDYNQPVDGSNPATDWQAPHPLSEQLTILNPKNGWIQNCNSTPFTAAAEFSPKQEDYPPYLAPDEENFRGIQAVRVLSGQKDFTLDKLIAVAYDPYLTAFEVLIPGLIKAYDQAGQKMPELGDPIDTLRSWDNRVSGNSVAMSLAVYYGQTYLEKGTAPDELNFIERLTYYGKESADEEKLEIFAAAVQQVEEDFGQWQTEWAEINRYQRLNGDIRQPFDDDKPSTGIPMASSRWGALASFGARTYPGTKRMYGTSGNSFVAVVEFGEKVKAKSLLAGGQSGDPESPHFDDQVEMYVEGKFKDVAYYREDVEARAEHTYHPGE, from the coding sequence ATGAGAAATATATATATCCTACTGATTTTTACACATTGTATAGTATCATGTAAAACAAATCAGGAAGAAGGTAAAATAAAATACTGGAAAGCTAAAGCGGAAAATATTACTGTTATTCGGGATGATTTTGGTATACCGCATATTTATGGTAAGACTGATGCCGATGCTGTTTTTGGGATGGTTTATGCACAGTGTGAGGATGATTTTAATCGGGTGGAGATGAATTATATTACCGCTATCGGAAGATTGGCGGAGATAGAAGGGGAAGAGTACTTGTACAACGACCTGCGCGCCCGCCTCTACATGACTACTGACAAAGCTAAAGCCAACTATGAAGCAAGTCCGGACTGGCTCAAAAAGCTCTGCGATGCCTTTGCCGATGGAGCCAATTATTACCTGCATACCCATCCTGAAGTAAAACCCAAGCTCATCACGCAGTTTGAACCCTGGATGCCCATGTACTTTAGCGAGGGGTCAATCGGAGGTGACATTGAACGCATTTCAACAGAAAGACTTAAAGCATTCTATGAAGAAGATTCTTCTCTGGCCCTCACAGCGTTTGGTGATGGACTTGTATACCCTGACCCTTATGAAGAGCCTGAAGGTTCCAACGGTTTTGCCATCGCACCAGAACTGACCCAATCCGGCAATGCTATGCTGCTGATCAATCCGCATACTTCATTTTTCTTCAGAGGGGAGATGCATATGGTGAGTGAAGAAGGGCTGAATGCTTATGGCGCAGTCACCTGGGGGCAGTTTTTTATTTATCAGGGATTTAATGAAAAAACCGGCTGGATGCACACTTCTACCCGTACAGATTGTATTGATGAATTTCTGGAGACCGTCACAGAAAAAGAGGGTAAACTCTTCTATCAATACGGAGAGGAGTTGCGTCCGGTAGAAGTATCAGAAGTGAACCTTTCTTACAAAGAAGGTGACAGCCTAAAGACTCAAACTTTTCCCATGTACCATACCCATCATGGCCCGATTGTACGGAAGCAGGGCGAGCATTGGGTGGCCACCAGCATTATGTGGAAACCGATAGAAGCCTTGACCCAATCTTATACCCGCACCAAGACGACCGGCTATGATTCTTTTAACCAGATGATGGCCATCAATACCAACTCTTCCAACAACACGGTTTATGCTGACGCGGAAGGAAATATTGGTTACTATCATGGGAATTTTGTACCTAAAAGAGATACCACTTTTGATTACAATCAGCCGGTAGATGGCAGCAATCCGGCCACCGACTGGCAGGCACCTCATCCTTTATCTGAACAGTTGACTATTCTGAATCCTAAGAATGGCTGGATACAAAATTGTAATTCCACGCCTTTTACCGCAGCCGCTGAATTCAGTCCTAAGCAGGAAGATTATCCACCCTATCTGGCACCGGATGAAGAGAATTTCAGAGGAATACAGGCGGTACGCGTTCTGAGCGGACAAAAAGATTTTACACTGGATAAGCTTATAGCTGTCGCCTATGATCCTTACCTGACAGCTTTTGAAGTACTCATTCCCGGATTAATCAAGGCTTATGATCAAGCCGGACAAAAGATGCCTGAGTTGGGTGATCCTATTGACACGCTAAGAAGTTGGGATAATCGTGTATCAGGTAATTCTGTGGCTATGTCGCTGGCGGTCTATTATGGACAGACTTATCTGGAGAAAGGTACTGCTCCTGATGAACTGAATTTTATAGAGCGACTAACCTACTATGGAAAGGAGTCAGCGGATGAAGAAAAACTGGAAATCTTCGCAGCAGCGGTACAGCAAGTGGAAGAAGATTTTGGTCAGTGGCAGACGGAGTGGGCAGAAATCAACCGATATCAGCGGCTCAACGGAGACATACGCCAGCCTTTTGATGATGATAAACCCAGTACAGGAATCCCGATGGCCTCTTCCCGCTGGGGTGCACTCGCCTCTTTTGGCGCACGTACTTATCCGGGTACCAAACGTATGTACGGTACCTCCGGCAACAGCTTTGTAGCGGTGGTGGAATTCGGTGAAAAAGTAAAAGCCAAAAGCCTGCTGGCCGGAGGACAGAGCGGAGATCCTGAATCACCTCACTTTGACGATCAGGTAGAGATGTATGTGGAAGGTAAGTTCAAAGATGTGGCTTACTATCGTGAAGATGTGGAAGCCAGGGCTGAGCACACATACCATCCGGGAGAGTAA
- a CDS encoding outer membrane protein assembly factor BamB family protein, whose translation MIRHIIINIVILSTLMGLWSCASETESHVTASGQNWGEYLGGPDRNHYSTLDQITAENVGQLEMAWEYHTGDTGQIQCNPIIVDGVLYGMTATTQPFAVDAATGKEIWKKEAVEGENQLSTSRGVVYWENGDRNGEPDKRILYTHSEWLYAVEASTGEVVVSFGDGGKVSLKSGLGDTAKDKMVISNTPGTVFEDLIIMPLRVSEGVDASLGHIQAFNIRTGELAWVFHTIPEPDEFGYDSWPVDSYKNLEGVGAANNWAGMAVDREREIVYVPTGSAAYDFYGGNRLGENLFANCLLALNARTGERIWHYQLVHHDILDRDPPAPPNLLTVTHGGKKIDAVAQVSKQGYVFVFDRETGEPLFPIEERPVPVSDIPGEQAWLTQPFPTKPAPYARQTLTEEDINPYAKNKEELLETLKKSRSEGPFTPLSEQGTIIYPGLDGGAEWGGAAVDPEGILYVNSNEMAWHISLGSSVSEDDLARLPLGERLYTLNCTPCHGAERKGNPASGFPSLVDISSSRKREHIANVITNGKGMMPAFSKLSEEERKALVAYLFDEEPQPQIPKEPGLGRSEEAGAIIPYQISGYTKFLDQDGYPAVRLPWGTLNAIDLNTGEYVWKITYGEYPELMAKGIQQTGAESYGGPVITASGLLFIAGTKDGKFRAYDKSNGSLLWETQLPAAAFATPSTYEVNGKQYVVVACGGTKLGAAGGDSYIAFALPDTSQDK comes from the coding sequence ATGATCCGACATATTATCATCAATATTGTTATCCTTAGCACGCTTATGGGATTGTGGTCGTGCGCATCGGAAACGGAGTCTCATGTTACTGCATCCGGGCAAAATTGGGGAGAATATCTGGGTGGTCCTGATCGTAATCACTACTCCACGCTGGATCAGATCACTGCTGAAAATGTAGGTCAGTTGGAAATGGCCTGGGAATACCATACCGGTGATACCGGACAGATACAGTGCAATCCTATCATTGTGGATGGAGTGCTTTATGGTATGACTGCCACTACCCAGCCTTTCGCTGTTGATGCAGCTACCGGCAAGGAAATTTGGAAGAAAGAAGCAGTAGAAGGTGAAAACCAGCTGAGCACCAGCCGTGGTGTGGTATATTGGGAAAATGGAGATCGCAACGGCGAACCGGACAAACGGATATTGTATACTCACTCAGAGTGGTTATATGCGGTGGAAGCAAGCACCGGAGAAGTGGTGGTTTCCTTTGGTGACGGTGGAAAAGTCAGTTTGAAGTCAGGATTAGGAGATACAGCCAAAGATAAAATGGTGATTTCCAATACGCCGGGTACTGTTTTTGAAGACCTGATCATTATGCCTCTGAGGGTATCAGAAGGGGTAGATGCATCTTTAGGACATATCCAGGCTTTTAACATTCGTACAGGAGAATTAGCCTGGGTGTTTCACACCATACCTGAACCGGATGAATTTGGTTATGACAGCTGGCCGGTGGATAGCTACAAAAATCTGGAGGGAGTAGGTGCCGCAAATAACTGGGCGGGTATGGCAGTAGATCGGGAAAGGGAAATCGTCTATGTGCCCACAGGTTCTGCAGCTTATGACTTCTATGGAGGCAATCGTTTAGGAGAAAACTTATTTGCCAATTGTCTGCTGGCCCTGAATGCCAGAACGGGAGAGCGGATCTGGCATTATCAGCTGGTGCATCATGACATTCTTGACCGCGACCCTCCCGCACCCCCTAATCTGCTGACTGTTACTCATGGGGGTAAGAAAATAGATGCCGTAGCGCAGGTAAGTAAGCAGGGGTATGTCTTCGTATTTGACAGAGAAACGGGTGAGCCCTTATTTCCTATAGAAGAAAGGCCGGTACCTGTTTCTGACATACCGGGAGAGCAGGCTTGGCTTACTCAACCTTTCCCTACCAAACCAGCACCTTATGCGCGGCAGACCTTAACCGAAGAGGACATAAATCCTTATGCGAAAAATAAAGAAGAATTGTTGGAGACCTTGAAAAAAAGTAGATCTGAAGGGCCGTTTACTCCCCTCAGTGAGCAAGGCACGATCATTTATCCAGGTTTGGATGGAGGTGCTGAGTGGGGAGGGGCAGCGGTAGATCCCGAAGGCATTCTTTATGTCAATAGTAACGAAATGGCCTGGCACATTTCTTTGGGTTCTTCAGTATCGGAAGACGATCTGGCTAGGCTGCCCCTGGGTGAACGACTGTATACTTTGAACTGTACTCCCTGTCATGGTGCTGAGCGTAAGGGAAATCCTGCCAGTGGTTTTCCCTCTTTAGTAGACATAAGCAGTAGCCGCAAAAGGGAACATATAGCAAATGTTATTACCAATGGAAAAGGGATGATGCCTGCCTTTAGCAAACTTTCCGAAGAGGAAAGAAAAGCACTGGTAGCTTACCTCTTTGATGAGGAGCCGCAGCCACAGATTCCTAAAGAGCCGGGCTTAGGTAGGTCTGAAGAAGCAGGGGCCATTATCCCTTACCAGATTTCCGGCTATACCAAGTTTCTGGATCAGGATGGATATCCAGCAGTCCGTCTACCCTGGGGCACTTTGAATGCGATTGACTTAAATACTGGGGAGTATGTATGGAAAATTACTTATGGAGAATACCCTGAACTGATGGCAAAGGGAATTCAACAAACAGGTGCAGAAAGTTATGGTGGGCCAGTGATCACTGCCAGCGGTTTGTTGTTTATCGCAGGTACCAAAGACGGAAAGTTCAGAGCCTATGATAAGAGCAATGGGTCATTGCTTTGGGAGACACAACTTCCGGCAGCGGCTTTTGCCACACCCAGCACTTATGAGGTCAACGGAAAGCAATATGTGGTAGTAGCCTGTGGGGGTACAAAACTTGGGGCTGCGGGTGGAGATAGTTATATCGCTTTTGCCTTACCTGATACAAGTCAAGACAAGTAA
- a CDS encoding glycoside hydrolase family 3 protein, with protein MKEFNRVKAHGAFSIAMSIAVSSLLAACGVTSSGNESENLNEVNKQPFLGYRSAKILEIDGFRFKDLNKNAQLDPYEDWRLSYDERSKDLLSKMSLEQKAGFMLISSTRMENDWAFERPKNTDSITSGFNEDDLVTSTNMFTRKPLPYPNMSAAGTSKAVTQFHERHFILRANPSAKIIAEWANNLQALCESDGLGIPAIVASNPRNHITNDASIGLSVGKTDFSSWPGELGLAAMRDLSLSREFADIARQEWRSVGIRKGYMYMADLATEPRWQRVEGTFGEDAELAADMIRQIVLGFQGEELDSNSIALTTKHFPGGGATEGGQDPHFDWGKREVFPGGMFENNLIPFKAAIEAGTSAIMPYYSYPVGTKYEEVAYAYNNAVLQDLLRGELGFDGIINSDTGPIEMMPWGVEELSLTDRYKKAIEAGVNIFSGTADPTKLLETLKLYSELEPKVDASVYRLLMEKFALGLFENPYVDIAIAEEVVGKKSFQVRADLAMHKSIVLLRNEKNNTDKILPLQPKTKIYFESYLPKADASPSNVFIPESNSWEIEFVETPDKADVVLLWVIPKAKSLFESDGSPLYVSLSKNGVDVNYINQLSAKKPTILAINYTNPWVISEVFNSKTPNIKAVLATFGTTHDALLNIVTGKFNPSGKMPFSTPVSEDAAQNQQSDVPGYKEGSDYALFKFDEGLSFE; from the coding sequence ATGAAAGAATTTAACCGAGTAAAAGCGCATGGGGCATTTTCAATTGCGATGTCGATTGCTGTCTCTTCCCTTTTGGCAGCTTGTGGGGTTACAAGCTCGGGGAACGAATCAGAAAATTTGAATGAGGTAAATAAACAGCCATTTTTAGGATACCGTTCAGCAAAAATTTTAGAGATTGACGGTTTTCGTTTTAAAGATTTAAACAAAAATGCACAGTTAGATCCCTACGAAGACTGGAGACTCTCCTATGATGAGAGAAGCAAAGACCTGCTATCAAAAATGTCTCTGGAACAGAAAGCAGGTTTTATGCTCATCAGTTCCACCCGCATGGAAAATGACTGGGCCTTTGAAAGACCCAAAAATACTGACTCCATCACCAGCGGTTTTAACGAGGATGATCTGGTCACCAGCACCAATATGTTTACCCGTAAGCCACTCCCCTATCCCAATATGTCGGCAGCAGGTACTTCCAAGGCGGTCACCCAATTCCATGAGAGACATTTTATTCTGAGGGCTAACCCCTCGGCTAAAATCATAGCAGAATGGGCCAATAATTTACAAGCGCTATGTGAAAGTGATGGACTGGGAATCCCTGCTATTGTTGCTTCCAACCCTCGTAATCACATCACCAATGATGCTTCTATTGGCTTAAGTGTCGGAAAAACAGATTTCTCTTCCTGGCCGGGCGAGCTGGGTTTAGCTGCCATGAGAGACCTATCCCTTAGCCGGGAATTTGCAGACATCGCGCGTCAGGAATGGCGGTCAGTGGGCATTAGAAAAGGCTATATGTACATGGCCGATCTGGCTACTGAGCCCAGATGGCAAAGGGTAGAAGGTACTTTTGGCGAAGATGCTGAGCTTGCTGCTGATATGATTCGCCAAATCGTTTTAGGTTTTCAGGGTGAGGAGCTAGACTCCAACTCCATTGCCCTTACCACCAAACATTTTCCCGGTGGCGGTGCCACTGAAGGTGGGCAAGACCCTCACTTTGACTGGGGCAAAAGAGAGGTCTTTCCCGGTGGAATGTTTGAAAACAACTTAATTCCATTCAAGGCTGCCATAGAAGCAGGTACTTCTGCCATCATGCCCTATTATTCTTATCCGGTTGGAACAAAATATGAGGAAGTAGCTTATGCTTATAATAATGCAGTGCTACAGGATTTACTCAGAGGCGAACTGGGCTTTGATGGAATTATCAATTCTGATACCGGGCCCATAGAAATGATGCCCTGGGGTGTGGAAGAATTAAGTCTGACTGATCGCTACAAAAAAGCCATAGAAGCAGGCGTCAATATCTTTTCCGGCACTGCTGATCCTACCAAATTGCTGGAAACCTTAAAACTTTACTCCGAATTAGAGCCGAAGGTAGATGCTTCAGTATATCGTTTATTAATGGAAAAATTTGCTTTGGGCTTATTTGAAAACCCTTACGTAGATATTGCCATAGCAGAAGAAGTGGTGGGCAAAAAATCCTTCCAGGTAAGGGCAGACCTTGCCATGCATAAATCTATTGTGCTACTCAGAAATGAAAAAAACAATACTGACAAGATTCTCCCCCTTCAGCCGAAAACAAAAATTTATTTTGAATCTTATCTACCAAAAGCCGATGCATCGCCCAGCAATGTATTTATACCTGAAAGCAATTCGTGGGAGATAGAATTTGTAGAGACTCCTGACAAGGCAGATGTCGTGCTGCTGTGGGTCATTCCAAAAGCAAAGTCTTTGTTTGAATCCGATGGGTCACCTTTGTATGTTTCTTTGTCTAAAAATGGAGTAGATGTAAACTATATCAATCAATTATCGGCAAAAAAACCTACAATATTAGCCATAAACTATACCAACCCTTGGGTGATCAGTGAAGTTTTCAACAGCAAAACGCCTAACATAAAGGCGGTTCTGGCCACTTTTGGCACAACGCATGATGCTTTGTTAAATATAGTGACTGGCAAGTTTAACCCCAGCGGTAAGATGCCATTCTCAACACCTGTTTCTGAAGATGCAGCACAAAATCAACAATCAGATGTCCCCGGATATAAGGAAGGGTCTGATTATGCTTTATTCAAATTTGATGAAGGGCTAAGTTTTGAATAA